The genomic region ACAAGATGACGCACGTCTCCACGGGCGGTGGGGCGTCGCTGGAATTCATGGAAGGCAAAGAACTCCCCGGCGTGGCAGTGCTGGATGACGCCGAAAACGCCTGACCCTGCAAGCGCCAAGCGATTGGTTGGCATACGCCGACCAATCGCTTTTTTTTGCTTTGTGTGTCCGGAAAATGTGAGTGAGAATGTGAGGAAGTCGGTATGATTGACGAAACAACACATCGAGAACCGTTGCGGCGAACCAAAATCGTCGCCACTATTGGCCCCGCCTCGCGTGAGCCGCATGTGCTTGAAGAACTCATCCGCGCAGGCATGAACGTTGCCCGCCTCAATTTCTCGCACGGCACACATGCGCTGCATGCTGAAAACATCGCGCGCATTCGCGCGGCGGCGATGCACGTGGGGCGCCCTGTGGCCATTCTCGCCGACTTGCAGGGGCCCAAACTGCGCGTGGGGCAACTGCCCGACGAGGGGCTTCCCCTGGAAGAGGGGGAAACGGTCGTGTTGACCCCCTTCCCCGACCGCGTGCAGAGCCCGCACAAGGTTATCCCCGTGCAGTACGAAGATTTGCCCCGCGCCGTCGAACCAGGCGACCGCATTTTGCTGGACGACGGCATGCTGGAACTGCGCGTGCTGGCGTGCGATGAGGAAACCGTCACAGCCGAGGTGGTCATTGGCGGCGTGTTGAAGAGCCGCAAAGGCTTGAACCTGCCGCGCACCACGCTCAACATTTCCGCCATTACCGAAAAAGACCGCAAAGATTTGCTCTTTGTGCTTGAACAACAGGTTGATTGGGTGGCGCTCTCGTTCGTGCGCACCGCGGACGAAGTCTACGAACTCAAAGAGATCATCCGCCGTTCCAGCCCCTTTGGTCGCCCTGTGCCGGTGATTGCCAAAATCGAGAAGCCCGAGGCGCTGGAGAACCTGGATGCGATTATCGAAGCCGCCGACGGCGTCATGGTGGCGCGCGGCGACCTTGCCATTGAAACATCCAGCGAAGTGGTGCCCCTGGTGCAAAAGGACATCATCCGCCGATGCAACCGTGTGGGCAAGCCGGTGATTACAGCGACCCAGATGCTTGAATCCATGATTCAGAACCCACGCCCTACTCGCGCCGAAGCCAGCGACGTGGCGAACGCCATTTTGGACGGCACCGATGCGGTCATGCTTTCGGCGGAGACGGCGGCGGGCAAATATCCCGTGCAAGCCGTCGAAATGATGGCGCGCATTGCCCGCGAAGCCGAAAACGTCCTGTTGCGCGAGGGACCCCGCTATTACGGGCATACGACCCACAAGGGGCGCTATGCCATTGCCGAAGCGGTTGCCCACGCCACCGTCAGTACAGCGGTTGAACTGGGCGCGACGGCGATTATCACCCCGACAATGTCGGGGAGCACGGCGCGCCAGGTGGCGAAGTATCGCCCCCCGCAAGTGATTGTTGCCACGACGCCCAACCCGAACATTCAGCGGCAGTTGGTGCTCTTTTGGGGCGTCTATCCCCTGTTGTCGCGGCGCACTGAAAACACCGACGAGATGATTCACAATGCCGTCAACATTGCGCTGGAAGGCGGTTTTGTGCAGGAAGGCGACATTGTGGTACTGACAGCGGGCACGGCGGAGAGCCCCCCCGGCAGTACCGATTTGATGAAAGTGCAGTACATTCGCCGCGTGTTGGTGCGTGGGCAGGGGATTGGCAACCAGGTGGTGACGGGACGGGTGCGGCGTCTGGAATCGCCGGTTGACCCACACCTGATTGTGGATGCGTCGGATATCA from Ardenticatena maritima harbors:
- the pyk gene encoding pyruvate kinase; this translates as MIDETTHREPLRRTKIVATIGPASREPHVLEELIRAGMNVARLNFSHGTHALHAENIARIRAAAMHVGRPVAILADLQGPKLRVGQLPDEGLPLEEGETVVLTPFPDRVQSPHKVIPVQYEDLPRAVEPGDRILLDDGMLELRVLACDEETVTAEVVIGGVLKSRKGLNLPRTTLNISAITEKDRKDLLFVLEQQVDWVALSFVRTADEVYELKEIIRRSSPFGRPVPVIAKIEKPEALENLDAIIEAADGVMVARGDLAIETSSEVVPLVQKDIIRRCNRVGKPVITATQMLESMIQNPRPTRAEASDVANAILDGTDAVMLSAETAAGKYPVQAVEMMARIAREAENVLLREGPRYYGHTTHKGRYAIAEAVAHATVSTAVELGATAIITPTMSGSTARQVAKYRPPQVIVATTPNPNIQRQLVLFWGVYPLLSRRTENTDEMIHNAVNIALEGGFVQEGDIVVLTAGTAESPPGSTDLMKVQYIRRVLVRGQGIGNQVVTGRVRRLESPVDPHLIVDASDIIVTSKTDRSFIDVAQRAAGLISEQEGMNAHSAILAIELGLPAVVGAKDATKILQDGQIVTIDARQGVVYEGD